From the Chiloscyllium plagiosum isolate BGI_BamShark_2017 unplaced genomic scaffold, ASM401019v2 scaf_8805, whole genome shotgun sequence genome, the window GGAGTAAATGTTTACGGGGGAGTATGGGGATAAATCCGTGCAATAGAGAAACCATGGTGCAATCATATACAGTGGGCAGTGGAGTCCTAATAGATAGAGGGACTATCAGGAGAGAGAGCGCGGGGGGGAATCATAATGTAGAATGGGAAGGGGTGATATTTATAATAGTCccctatttcccctccccctcccgatccctatttccccatttccccctcCCTGCCCTCCTATGTCACCCTGCCTCCATTTCTCTCTCGcacctgcccctctctctctctctctcctctctctgctCCAGGTGTGGATTCCGAGGCTCCAGGTCGTTCAGCAGTTCCGGTTATCCTGCAGTGCCACTGTCTGCCCCACTCCCCAATCTCCCGATACCCATCTTCGCCACAGTCAGTGGCCAACACAAGTACGAGACCCGGATCACAGTGCTGGAGAATGGCCTGCGAGTCGCCTCACAGGACAAATTTGGACAATTCTGCACAGTCGGAGGTCAGTGCCGGACAGTGGGTGTTGAGTTACAGGTGGGATGAGAGGTCTGAGTTCACTGGGCCTCCTTATCCCATCGGACTGTCCAATCCTGAGGCTCCTTTTAACCTCCACATGCCCCAACATCACGATAATCCTTCCTTCTAAGCTCATGAGAAATAATTTTTTCagctgtgaaatgctttgaatGAAATGCCCTGAAAGGACCAAACCCCAGGGATAAATTGAACTTATCTTCCCCGAAGGAGTACTGTAATGTTGGAGACACCATGTTAAAGCAGGACTATATCAGTTGGATGTTGAAGATTCCTCACGCTATTTTGAAGAATAGGGCAGTTCTTGAAATCTGTTTGTATTTTTACTTAATGGAATCAATTGTAAGGAAAGCTTGCATTTCGGTGCATCTGCTGCCCCTGAGTGTTGGTGGTAAAGGGagcagatgtttgtggatgtggtaccaatcaagtggctgctttgtcctggatggtgtcgagcttcttgagtgttattggggctgcccccatccaggcaagtggggagtatcccatcacactcctgacttgtgccttgtggacggTGGACACACTTCAGGGAGTTGGGGTGGGATACTTAGTGTGGTTATTGAGCTTTTTGTACAAGGTGATCTCCCAATCAGAAACTGTAAACTGTCAATTGGAGCGGAATCTGTTCCCCTCAGCGATATCGCCACTGAAACTCTGGTGCCACTGCAAATGCCATGAGCCAGCCTTGTGCCAGCTTCACCTGTGTTGCTGTGGAGCTGTACGTTGTCACTGTACGTGGGTGTTCACTGACTGTACATACATATACATATCCAATTATGGTTCCTCTCTACCCTGCCCCTCCACCTCAAACCCTGGCTTCGCTTTCTGTTCGCACCATTCTTTCTATCCCTGTCCCACCGATTCAAGGCATTTTCCCAACCTCACTCCCATCCTTGTGAACCCCTCCCAAAATTCTCTCACTCTTCCAGTGTGCTGTCCATGTCACACTTTCACCTGACTCTGCTGGTAACAGTTAACATCAGTCTCAGCTCTCCGGTGTCTTGGGGATTTATTCTGGCCATATCTGGTCAGCTGCTGACTCAGAGCTCTCCTCTTAATGCAATCATGTCCTTCAGTTTTAGCAAACGCAGGATCGAGACATGAGGCAAAATATCCAAGCGGAATCTCCCACTTTATAGAAAAACTGGCGTTTTCAGTAAGTAACAACGGATTCACTCCATTTTTTTTATCTGGAATGTTAAAAGGATGGGTCAGGCacacacattttaaaacaatACGTGCAGATGTGGTTTGAAAGTCAGTCCCTCAGCCAAGTGAAGACAGTTAgcaaaagaatgagaagtgaaaggaggactttctttttaatttgaGTTATACAGTAATCTGCAATGTGCTGCCTGAAGGGGCATTGGAAGCTGGATAATGGAAAAATACTTGAAAAGAGAAATTTTCAGCTTCATGGGGAAACAGCAGGAGGAGTGGGGCTAACTGTTTGGATCTTTTAAGAGGCATCatagatacaatgggctgaatggccacttcctGTGAGACCGTCAGTGACTGTTCTCCACGTGATGCCAGATAGTGAACTTGGCTCCGCTGtcatctcggagaaagtgagggctgcagatgctggagatcagagctgaaaatgtgttgctggaaaagcacagcaggtcaggcagcatccgagcatcaggaaaatcaacatttcgggaaaAATCCCTTCATCCTGAGTCAGTCCCTCAGCCAAGTGAAGACAGTTaacaaaagaatgagaagtgaaaggagggcaaaagcccttcatcctaatgaagggcttttgcccgaaacgtcgattctcctgctccttggatgctgtctgacctactgtgcttttccagcaccactctaatgtagattgatttccagcatcagcagtcctcacttttgcctgcacaATTCAACAAAATCCAACCCCACTCCTCCCTCAACAAACTCAGCCCTAGCTTCGTGCAGGCCCCCGTGTCCTTTCACCTCATTGGTGCTGACTCCACAAGTGAGCATCTACAACTGCTCTGGGGTCAGGAATGCCAAAGGTCTGCaaatggatgaagaaatgtcACCATTTCTGAATCTGAAGTACTTGACCGCCCCCCGAGAATGTGATCCTGGGTTCTCTCTGTCAGAACAGACTGATTTCCCATGCTCTATTTTATCAAGACCCTGAGGATTTTCAGATCTTTCAAGGCGATCACTTTGAATTCTTTGAAACAGTCATGAAGGGTAGTGCCGAGGGGGTGAGAACACTGCTTTGTGTTTCGTTTCCTGCCTTCCCAGCCAGTTTCATGATCACTGCTGTTGCAGTGATAGGGTTTCAGTCTGGGTGGTTTCCTTGAAACTGAGTCTCATCAGTGAACATTGTTGTTAATCGATCATCTCCTATCCCTCTGTACCGTGTCCTCTTCCAGAGCtcacctgcagctcctcggctggAAGATAGAGCACAAGGGAATAATGTTTAAGATTCATGATTACACCGGGGACTTTGGAAATGGTGTGGGATGTTGCTTGTTTAATTGATGAGGGATGAACTGGCAGCTTTGGAACTGTAATTGTGTTTTTATCATCAGTCCACTGCACAGTTTGGCTCGAAAGATGagatcctgcacacactggagaAACATGGGGGGATCTGCGATTGCCAGTCATCAAGGTCAGTGTCATGCAGAATGATACCTGTGCTTTGGAACCTTGTCAGTGAGTAATTCTGACAGCACATGCTCAGGTGGCGATATTtgagggggggggtggtgtgtgtgtgtgtcactggggCCACGAGTGGAACAGTCCCTCTCATTTATTTTTTTACTGTGCGTGACCTGTATGTCTCTGGTGCGCATTCCTTTAGACCACCTTGTGTGATCATGCACATGGTATTTTAATTGGGATGACTTGTGTGTAGCCTGCATGGTATCGTTCAGGTTAATGCTGTCAGTGAGTACAGTTTACTGAGACTGCTGGCCTCAGGTAGCAGAGGGTGTTAGTGCTGCGAGTAGACAGGAGATCAGAGATCAGCCTGAATTCCAGGGCTGACCCCCCATATCTCTGTTGAAGCAAGGAAGAGAAGTTTGTGGTGGGGAGCTTGGGACCACGGCAAACACCTTGGGCggcgcagtggcacagtggttagccctgctgcctcacagcgccagagacccgggttcaattcccgcctcaggcaactgtctgtgtggagtttgcacattctccccgtgtctgcgtgggtttcctccgggtgctccggtttcctcccacagtccaaaggtgtgcaggtcaggtgaattagagcttaaaaatgtgttgctggaaaagcgcagcaggtcaggcagcatcaaaggagcaggagaatcgacgtttcgggcataagcccttcttcaggaatgagcttcattcctgaagaagggcttatgcccgaaacgtcgattctgctgccccattgatgctgcctgacctgctgcgcttttccagcaacacatttttaagctctgatctccagcatctgcagttctcactttctcctaggtcaggtgaattggccatgctaaattgcccgtagtgttaggtaaggggtaaatgtaggggcatgggtgggttgtgcttcggcgggtcggtgtggacttgttgg encodes:
- the LOC122546560 gene encoding mitochondrial-processing peptidase subunit alpha-like yields the protein MGINPCNRETMVQSYTVGSGVLIDRGTIRRESAGGNHNVEWEGVIFIIVPYFPSPSRSLFPHFPLPALLCHPASISLSHLPLSLSLSSLCSRCGFRGSRSFSSSGYPAVPLSAPLPNLPIPIFATVSGQHKYETRITVLENGLRVASQDKFGQFCTVGVLANAGSRHEAKYPSGISHFIEKLAFSSTAQFGSKDEILHTLEKHGGICDCQSSRSVSCRMIPVLWNLVSE